A genomic segment from Solenopsis invicta isolate M01_SB chromosome 5, UNIL_Sinv_3.0, whole genome shotgun sequence encodes:
- the LOC113003085 gene encoding uncharacterized protein LOC113003085, translating to MEKTIHMQIKNNSHSIEHILGPISYISWLMGFGAAHPRKFPKVVTIIIRVFHLAVCIRSMMYTIDKGSDGIMSIYTFKKFHNIVKFVDRMHSVITYALRYYYIYYGISQCDKWLELMSRLEKLDQKIRMEISMDDKPIKNVQMIAIVATLACSFMIPTMDVLYYDRIYSKFFVTYYLRAQELFNSFVFNIIVYVLYCRIQSINKSIGQLDKLSDYVPWIAFKIRRIRGLHNSICDLVTKVNDIYGVYLFLCSTKCFIAAVTAIFFSYIGLVENNYYMIMREEIDWILYVTQFGLMCRICTLANEEFQRTGTLIYGFVLNSKYLNKDCVRNEVNDFSIQLQLYRVSFKACNFFEINNALFSCFVGIIISNLMLFIQFYEIPLNLPIHVYDPKKQSSSCCKC from the exons ATGGAGAAAACGATacatatgcaaattaaaaacaattcgCACTCAATAGAACACATCTTAGGTCCAATATCGTACATCTCCTGGCTCATGGGTTTCGGTGCTGCACATCCGCGAAAGTTTCCCAAGGTTGTAACGATAATCATACGTGTCTTTCACTTGGCCGTGTGTATTAGAAGCATGATGTATACGATAGATAAGGGCAGCGATGGCATAATGTCAATCTACACTTTTAAGAAATTCCACAATATAGTGAAGTTTGTAGACCGCATGCACTCTGTGATTACTTATGCGTTGaggtattattatatttattatgggATTAGTCAGTGCGACAAGTGGTTGGAGCTGATGTCCAGACTGGAGAAGCTCGATCAGAAGATCAGAATGGAAATATCTATGGATGACAAACCAATAAAAAACGTTCAAATGATAGCCATTGTTGCAACTTTGGCTTGCTCTTTTATGATTCCGACAATGGACGTCCTGTATTATGACCGGatatattcaaaattctttGTGACTTACTATCTGAGAGCCCAGGAGTTGTTCAACAGCTTCGTTTTTAACATTATCGTCTATGTGTTGTATTGCAGAATACAAtcgataaataaatcaataggTCAATTGGATAAGTTATCCGATTATGTACCATGGATCGCGTTCAAGATTAGACGCATCAGAGGATTGCATAATA GTATTTGTGATCTCGTCACCAAGGTAAACGATATTTACGGCGTTTATCTCTTTCTCTGCTCGACGAAGTGTTTTATCGCAGCCGTGACTGCAATATTCTTCAGCTACATAGGTCTCGTGGAAAATAACTATTACATGATAATGAGAGAAGAAATTGATTGGATTCTGTATGTCACGCAATTTGGTTTAATGTGTCGGATTTGCACGCTCGCAAATGAAGAATTCCAAAGAACCGGAACATTAATATATGGATTTGTTCTAAATTCCAAATACTTGAACAAAGACTGTGTTAGAAATGAAGTCAATGATTTTTCAATTCAGCTGCAACTGTATCGAGTGTCATTTAAAGCCTgcaatttcttcgaaataaatAATGCTCTGTTCAGTTGT TTTGTCGGGATTATCATTAGTAATTTAATGCTCTTCattcaattttatgaaatacCATTAAACCTACCGATTCATGTGTATGATCCGAAGAAGCAGTCATCCTCATGTTGTAAGTGTTGA
- the LOC120357954 gene encoding uncharacterized protein LOC120357954 codes for MVENIHVQVKDNSPSIENILRPLSYTSWLMGVGVAHPRKFPKAVTTIIRVIHLVMCFIHMAYGSITFLIIDINVDFGYEKIYMFMHYMNWTISYVSTYYYIYHGIRKYDKWPELMDRMKKLDQKIRREIPMNDQPIKNAEAIAILAAYACCPLFPIVHTVFCYLTHSEDMFAYKWFFYYMLAQSLVNSFVFDVIVYVIYYRFQTINKVIEQLDALSDASWIVHKIRQIRELHNSMFQLILRFVL; via the coding sequence ATGGTGGAAAATATTCATGTGCAAGTTAAAGACAATTCGCCCTCGATAGAGAATATCTTACGTCCATTATCGTACACCTCCTGGCTCATGGGAGTTGGCGTTGCACATCCGCGAAAGTTTCCCAAGGCTGTAACGACAATTATACGTGTCATTCACTTGGTTATGTGCTTCATTCACATGGCATATGGTTCGATAACTTTTTTGATCATCGACATCAACGTTGATTTTGGATAcgagaaaatatatatgttcatGCACTACATGAACTGGACAATTTCCTATGTGTCGacgtattattacatttatcacGGAATCAGGAAGTACGACAAGTGGCCGGAACTAATGGACAGAATGAAGAAGCTCGATCAGAAGATTAGGAGGGAAATACCCATGAACGACCAGCCAATAAAAAACGCGGAAGCGATAGCGATTCTCGCGGCTTACGCTTGCTGTCCTTTGTTCCCGATTGTGCATACCGTGTTTTGTTACTTGACACATTCAGAGGACATGTTCGCGTACAAGTGGTTCTTTTACTACATGTTAGCCCAGTCATTGGTCAACAGCTTTGTCTTTGACGTTATCGTTTATGTGATATATTACAGATTCCAAACGATAAATAAAGTGATCGAACAGTTGGATGCGTTATCTGATGCATCATGGATCGTGCACAAGATTAGACAAATCAGAGAATTGCATAATAGTATGTTTCAGCTAATATTACgttttgtattgtaa
- the LOC105195288 gene encoding uncharacterized protein LOC105195288 translates to MEEKWGSEYEGKSENGGKSKNEGKSENRGKSKMEEKTKMEEEIHVQVTDNSPSIEHILRPISYISWLMGVGVARPRKFPKVITIIVRVLHLIVCSIHVTKAIAIINYKTTPTSNDIYTFMFYTNLVICYVSSYYYVCHGISQYDKWPELMDTMSKLDQKIRREISINDQPIERVEALAFIAGFICCLPFVIVHVFHCHLKYPECITSFDLLFYYILAQSLINSSVFDIIVYVLYSRFQMINKLLGQLDESFDTSWITLKIRCIRELHNGTRLLVIMLNDIHGFHLLLCSANCFTMVLTTLLRVYIGLVKGESVFMIIHANILWVLYVAQFGLMCWICTLAREESQRTGTFIYAFVLKCKNLYLNCVRNEVNDFAIQLQHRVAFTACNFFEIHNVLFTGFIAVIMAHLIIVIQFYTPPEESLDYWGALSGIL, encoded by the exons ATGGAGGAAAAATGGGGGAGCGAATATGAAGGAAAAAGCGAAAATGGAGgaaaaagcaaaaatgaaggaaaaaGCGAAAATAGAGGAAAAAGCAAAATGGAGGAAAAAACGAAAATGGAGGAAGAGATCCATGTGCAAGTTACAGACAATTCGCCTTCGATAGAACACATCTTACGTCCAATATCGTACATCTCCTGGCTCATGGGAGTTGGTGTTGCACGTCCGCGAAAGTTTCCCAAGGTTATAACGATAATCGTACGTGTCCTTCACTTGATTGTATGTTCCATTCACGTGACAAAGGCAATAGCTATCATCAACTACAAAACTACTCCTACATCAAACGATATATATACGTTCATGTTTTATACAAACTTGGTGATTTGCTATGTGTCGTCATATTACTACGTTTGTCACGGGATCAGTCAGTATGACAAGTGGCCGGAGCTGATGGACACAATGTCGAAGCTTGATCAAAAGATCAGGAGAGAAATATCGATAAATGATCAACCAATAGAACGTGTGGAAGCGCTAGCTTTTATCGCGGGTTTCATTTGCTGTCTTCCGTTCGTGATCGTGCACGTCTTCCATTGTCATCTTAAATATCCAGAGTGTATTACGTCGTTCGACTTATTGTTTTACTACATTTTAGCTCAGTCGTTGATTAACAGTTCCGTCTTCGACATTATCGTCTACGTACTATATTCTAGATTccaaatgataaataaattgcTCGGCCAGTTGGATGAGTCATTTGATACGTCATGGATCACGCTCAAGATTAGATGCATCAGAGAATTGCATAATG GTACTCGTCTTCTCGTCATCATGTTAAACGATATTCACGGTTTTCATCTTCTCCTCTGCTCGGCCAACTGCTTTACTATGGTCTTGACTACATTATTAAGAGTCTACATAGGCCTCGTGAAAGGAGAAAGTGTTTTCATGATAATACATGCCAATATTCTTTGGGTTTTGTATGTCGCGCAATTTGGTTTAATGTGTTGGATTTGCACACTCGCGCGTGAAGAATCACAGAGAACCGGAACATTTATATACGCATTtgtattaaaatgcaaaaatctGTACCTAAACTGTGTCAGAAACGAGGTCAATGATTTTGCAATTCAGCTACAACATCGAGTTGCATTTACAGCCTGCAATTTCTTCGAAATACACAACGTTTTGTTCACTGGT TTCATCGCTGTTATCATGGCTCATCTAATAATCGTCATACAATTTTATACGCCACCCGAAGAGTCACTTGATTACTGGGGCGCTTTATCGGGAATATTATAG